The proteins below come from a single Notamacropus eugenii isolate mMacEug1 chromosome 7, mMacEug1.pri_v2, whole genome shotgun sequence genomic window:
- the LOC140513276 gene encoding olfactory receptor 4F3/4F16/4F29-like — protein MDKVNHTAVSEFVFLGLSNSWDIQLLLFAFSSVFYLATLLGNSLIMFTVTSDPHLHSPMYFLLANLSFIDLGISSATSPKMMCDLFRKHKVISFSGCITQMFFIHLIGGVEMVLLIAMAFDRYVAICKPLHYLIVMCPRMCTLLLSAAWIIGLIHSVIQIAFVINLPFCGPNELDSFYCDLPKFIKLACTDTYRLDLMITINSGFMSVSVFLILIMSYIFILVTVQKNSSGGSPKALSTLSSHITVVILFFVPCLSFYTWPFNPSHLDKYLAIFDAVVTPFLNPVIYTLRNKDMKLAMRRVCSQLVSFSNIS, from the coding sequence ATGGACAAAGTGAATCATACTGCAGTGTCTGAGTTTGTATTCCTGGGACTTTCTAATTCTTGGGATATTCAACTTCTActctttgcattttcttctgtgttctaTTTGGCAACCCTGCTGGGAAACTCCCTCATTATGTTCACAGTGACTTCTGACCCTCACTTACACTCTCCCATGTATTTCCTATTGGCCAACCTCTCCTTTATTGACTTGGGGATTTCCTCCGCCACCTCCCCTAAGATGATGTGTGACCTTTTCAGAAAGCACAAAGTCATTTCATTCTCTGGCTGCATCACCCAGATGTTCTTTATTCACTTGATTGGTGGTGTTGAGATGGTGCTGCTTATAGCCATGGCCTTTGACAGATATGTAGCCATATGTAAGCCCCTCCATTATCTGATTGTTATGTGCCCAAGAATGTGCACTTTACTTCTTTCTGCTGCCTGGATTATTGGCCTCATCCACTCAGTGATCCAAATAGCTTTTGTAATTAACTTGCCCTTTTGTGGTCCCAATGAGCTGGACAGTTTTTATTGTGATCTCCCTAAGTTCATCAAACTTGCCTGTACTGATACATATAGACTAGATCTCATGATCACTATCAATAGTGGTTTCATGTCTGTAAGTGTCTTCCTCATCTTGATCATGTCTTACATTTTCATCCTAGTCACTGTTCAAAAGAATTCATCAGGTGGTTCACCTAAGGCTCTCTCTACTCTTTCATCTCACATCACTGTGGTGATTTTGTTCTTTGTTCCATGCTTATCTTTCTACACATGGCCATTCAACCCCTCACACCTAGACAAATATCTTGCTATCTTTGATGCAGTTGTGACTCCCTTTCTAAATCCAGTGATCTACACACTCAGAAACAAAGATATGAAGTTGGCAATGAGGAGAGTCTGCAGTCAGCTTGTGAGTTTCAGTAACATCTCCTAA
- the LOC140513141 gene encoding olfactory receptor 4F3/4F16/4F29-like produces the protein MDKENYSVVSEFVFLGLSNSWDIQLFLFVFSSVFYLASMLGNTLIVLSVTCDPHLHSPMYFLLANLSFIDLGMSCVISPKMMSDLFRKHKVISFYGCITQMFFIHLIGGVEMVLLIAMAFDRYVAICKPLHYLIIMCPRTCILLLVAAWIVGFIHSVAQLAFVVHLPFCGPNELDSFYCDFPRFIKLACADTYRLQFIVTANSGFMSLCVFFILIVSYIFILVTVQKHSSGGVSKALSTLSAHITVVVLFFGPLIFVYTRPHTTLRLDNFLAFFNIVLTPSLNPVIYTLRNKEMKVAMRRVCSQCLSFRKIS, from the coding sequence ATGGACAAAGAGAATTATTCTGTGGTGTCTGAATTTGTATTCCTGGGACTTTCCAATTCTTGGGATATTcaactttttctctttgtgttctCCTCTGTGTTCTATTTGGCAAGCATGCTGGGAAACACACTTATTGTGCTATCAGTGACCTGTGATCCCCACTTGCACTCCCCCATGTATTTCTTGCTAGCCAATCTCTCCTTTATTGACCTGGGGATGTCCTGTGTTATTTCCCCTAAGATGATGAGTGATCTTTTCCGAAAGCACAAAGTCATCTCGTTCTATGGTTGCATCACTCAGATGTTCTTCATTCATCTGATTGGTGGTGTTGAGATGGTGTTACTCATAGCCATGGCCTTTGACAGATATGTAGCCATATGTAAGCCTCTTCACTACCTAATTATTATGTGTCCAAGAACGTGCATTTTGCTTTTGGTTGCTGCCTGGATCGTTGGCTTCATCCATTCAGTGGCCCAGTTGGCTTTTGTAGTCCATTTGCCTTTCTGTGGCCCTAATGAATTGGATAGCTTTTATTGTGACTTTCCTCGATTTATCAAACTTGCTTGCGCAGACACATACAGACTGCAATTCATAGTCACTGCTAACAGTGGCTTCATGTCCCTGTGTGTGTTTTTCATCTTGATTGTATCCTACATTTTCATCCTAGTCACTGTTCAGAAGCATTCATCAGGTGGTGTCTCTAAGGCCCTCTCCACTCTGTCAGCTCATATCACTGTTGTGGTTTTATTCTTTGGCCCACTAATCTTTGTTTATACAAGGCCACATACTACATTACGTCTTGAtaacttccttgctttctttaaTATAGTTCTTACTCCCTCTTTGAATCCAGTCATCTACACCTTAAGGAACAAAGAGATGAAGGTAGCAATGAGGAGAGTGTGCAGCCAGTGTctgagtttcagaaaaatctcttAA